From Brassica rapa cultivar Chiifu-401-42 chromosome A06, CAAS_Brap_v3.01, whole genome shotgun sequence:
TTTGGTGGAATCCATTTTCGGGATTGGGGATACCTGAGATAGCCCAAACGAGTCTTGCAAGAGGACATTCGAAGAGAATGTGATTGATAGATTCAGTTGATCCTCCACATACTTGACATCCACTGTCCACCTTCATTCCTCTAGCTTCCATAAGCTCCGCTACAGATAGGCCACCATTTAATGCTTTCCACAGAAAAACTTTGATTTTTGGAACCGTTAAGACCTTCCAAACCTTCTCTTTAAGCGGATTAATAGAAGGTTGGTTAAAAGCTTCTGGTTGAGATAGTCTAGTCTTCTCTTCAAAGGCTAAGTTATAAGCCGTTTTAACAGAGAATTGACCACTTCGAGTCAGCTTCCAAGAATAAAAATCCTCTTTTAAAACTGCTGGCTGATTCTTTAACAGCATCTGAACATCTCCTGGAACAAATATTTCACACAGAGCCGTTGGATTCCACAAGCGAGTAGAGGAATCAATCAGAGAGCTCGCAATCAGGTTCACATCGAAAAAGTAGTTCTTAATCCAAGGAGCTCGCATACCTTCCACTGGATCATCAATCCATTTATCAATCCATACTCTAGTCTTTTGTCCATTACCCACTCTGCGAATAATGCCTTTTGTCAGAAGCTCTCTGCCATGCAACAAACTACGCCAAGCGTAAGACGGCCTAAGACCTAAGGGAGCTGACAAAAATTCACCATCAGGAAAGTATCTACTCTTCAGGAATCTCGCAAGCATCGAATCCGGTTGAGATAATACTTTCCACGCTTGTTTGGCCAACATAGCTTGATTGAAAGCTTCAAGATCTCTGAAACCAAGACCACCTTGGTCCTTAGGAAGGCACAAACGTTCCCATGCTACCCAATGAATCTTTCTTTGATGAGGCTCAGCTCCCCACCAAAAGGCCGCTAACATGCTGGTGAGTTTGTCAATGATAGATTTGGGGAGACGAAAACATGACATAGCAAAGGTCGAAAGCGAGGAGCCAGAAGACTTTATCAATACCTCTTTCCCAGCCTGCGAGAGGTGCTTATAATACCAAACGTCAAGCTTCCCATGAGTTTTGTCTTTCAGATAAGAAAATAGATCAACCTTCGAACCCGAAAAACACTCTGGGAGGCCCAAATATTTGCTTGCTCCCCCTTGATTGGAAATACCAAGAGTATGTTGAATTGCTGCTCTTGATTCTTCACCGACCTTGTCACCAAAAGAAATGGAAGATTTCTCACGGTTAATTGTCTGTCCAGTAGCCTCACCATAGAAAGTGAGGATTCTTTGTAGCACTGAAGCTTCGCTCACTGATGCTTTACAAAGGAACAAGCTGTCGTCAGCAAACAAGAGATGGGAAATAGTTGGACCCTCCTCTGAAAATTTCATTCCACTGATCAAACCATTTCTCTCCGCCACATTAAGTAGATGCGTAAGCCCCTCAGTGCagagaacaaacaaaaatggTGACAACGGATCGCCTTGGCGTAATCCTCTCTGTGGATTTATCAACCCAAATGGTTGATCATTAATAAGAACCGCAAAGGATACTGATGTAACACACATCATCACCCAGTCAACCCACTTCAAGCTAAATCCCAGTGCCAACATCAGACTCCTAAGATAACTCCATTCCACACGATCGTATGCTTTCGACATATCGGTTTTCACCGCCATCATCTCCTGAGATATTGGATGATGCCTTTTGAGGGCGTGAACCGCTTCGTGTGCTATGACTATGTTATCAGATATGAGACGATCCCTAACGAAAGCAGATTGATTGGACGAGATAATGTCCTGTAAGAAAGGTTGAAGCCTTCTTACCAAAATTTTTGAGACGGATTTGTACAACACAGAGCATAAACTGATGGGCCTTAAATCCTTCATGAACTCCGGGTCATTAATTTTGGGAAGAAGGCAAATGTATGTGAAGTTCCAATCTCTAGGGAGAGAAACCGTCTGAAAGACCTCTTGTATCTCACTGGTGATCTGCTCTCCTACAAGATCCCAATGCCGTTGAAAGAAGAGTCCAGTCATGCCGTCAGGACCAGGCGCACTGTCTGGATCAATTGAAAAGATCGCTTCCCTAACCTCCTCTTTAGAAATGTCTCTTGAGAGGACGTCATTCATCGAATCAGAGACTTTTGGAACCATACTTTCCAGCACTGGAGTGTAGGACCGAGGATTAGAAGAACGGAAAAGAGTCGAGAAATAGTCAATAGCAACTTCAGCTTTGGCGCCTTCCGACCATTGATCCTTTCCATTCTTGTCCTTCAACTTATCAATCAGGTTTCTGGATCTGCTTGTTTTGACCGAAGAGTGGAAAAATTTAGAGCAACGGTCCCCATGAATCATCCACTTATCCCTGCTCTTTTGTTTCCAAAAGAGTTCCTCTTCCTTATAGGCCTTAATCAAATCCTTCTTAATGATATTAATCATGAAAAAACAAGGATAATCTCTTGATTGCATCCATTCTAGTCTTTCTTGCAACAAACGAATCTTGTCTTGAGAATTGTAGACAGATTGTCTCTTCCACCGGCTGAGAGCATTTCTACAATTTCTTATTCTCTGAGACACTGATTGATGTCGACCATTACAGTTCCTCGCCCAAGCTATGCTAATCTGTTTCTTCACATCATGTTGGATTAGGAACTTCTTATCAAATCTGAACTGACCTTTGAAAGCCTCATGGTTAGCATAGAAGTTTAACCAAACAGGTCTGTGATCAGAACCGCGCTTCTCCAAAAAAATTTGGTTCGAGCCCGGAAATATCTTGAACCATTCTTCATTTCCAAAGCTCCTGTCTAAGGCGCACTGAATCCATTTATTCCATCTTTTGCCACCCCAAGTCAGCTTGTCGCCCCTACTAGACAGTTCCTCCATACCACAATTCTTCAACATGTCTGCAAAGGGCAAGAAAGAAGCCTCAGACCGTCTTGGACCACCTGATTTCTCTTCATTATTTAGAATCTCATTGAAGTCCCCAATGAGGCACCACGGTTCTTTGCGATTAGTTCCA
This genomic window contains:
- the LOC103873375 gene encoding uncharacterized protein LOC103873375, yielding MKIDVKFADKNILDCLVQYGEITFFLSCIYGDPIIEGRNEVWERLNRIGTNRKEPWCLIGDFNEILNNEEKSGGPRRSEASFLPFADMLKNCGMEELSSRGDKLTWGGKRWNKWIQCALDRSFGNEEWFKIFPGSNQIFLEKRGSDHRPVWLNFYANHEAFKGQFRFDKKFLIQHDVKKQISIAWARNCNGRHQSVSQRIRNCRNALSRWKRQSVYNSQDKIRLLQERLEWMQSRDYPCFFMINIIKKDLIKAYKEEELFWKQKSRDKWMIHGDRCSKFFHSSVKTSRSRNLIDKLKDKNGKDQWSEGAKAEVAIDYFSTLFRSSNPRSYTPVLESMVPKVSDSMNDVLSRDISKEEVREAIFSIDPDSAPGPDGMTGLFFQRHWDLVGEQITSEIQEVFQTVSLPRDWNFTYICLLPKINDPEFMKDLRPISLCSVLYKSVSKILVRRLQPFLQDIISSNQSAFVRDRLISDNIVIAHEAVHALKRHHPISQEMMAVKTDMSKAYDRVEWSYLRSLMLALGFSLKWVDWVMMCVTSVSFAVLINDQPFGLINPQRGLRQGDPLSPFLFVLCTEGLTHLLNVAERNGLISGMKFSEEGPTISHLLFADDSLFLCKASVSEASVLQRILTFYGEATGQTINREKSSISFGDKVGEESRAAIQHTLGISNQGGASKYLGLPECFSGSKVDLFSYLKDKTHGKLDVWYYKHLSQAGKEVLIKSSGSSLSTFAMSCFRLPKSIIDKLTSMLAAFWWGAEPHQRKIHWVAWERLCLPKDQGGLGFRDLEAFNQAMLAKQAWKVLSQPDSMLARFLKSRYFPDGEFLSAPLGLRPSYAWRSLLHGRELLTKGIIRRVGNGQKTRVWIDKWIDDPVEGMRAPWIKNYFFDVNLIASSLIDSSTRLWNPTALCEIFVPGDVQMLLKNQPAVLKEDFYSWKLTRSGQFSVKTAYNLAFEEKTRLSQPEAFNQPSINPLKEKVWKVLTVPKIKVFLWKALNGGLSVAELMEARGMKVDSGCQVCGGSTESINHILFECPLARLVWAISGIPNPENGFHQTSIFVNFSYLLSLEKKRKVVPNSFRVWPWILWSLWKSRNELLFRGFTPIPSNVMLRANQDADEWFEAQVVEEKILSETQVNIQKRKEKWKPPPKDWSMCNVGFDWNKSKNLAGGGWVIRNERGVVLCHSRRAFSNIQSRDQAKLVVILWALESMESHRMSHIIIAGEFCEMFGAVERPQAWPSFLHFAGEIGISMARIVGCKLQVVSREANRGASFIAQSVTKQGLVRSYVQTGYPPWLFEFFVNESRYL